In Methylomonas sp. MK1, the following are encoded in one genomic region:
- a CDS encoding flagellar brake protein: MLRKLKHLFSKPLPTEPAQDDDDELLSFENPNFITDPDKIAKLLGEIENSSPLCTVQVEGEDFSSSILAVKLDKKVIILDELMPKHGNDFLLLSRSLKLSTFHKGIHLSFNLTGIEVGHSRGINYYKAPLPDRVFYPQRRRTPRLEISSIDIPFSGVVQRTGISVGGSLFDLSRGGAGITVPVNRARVQRGDIVKNCQITFEDYVMDFDLSVRFVKPVSAASAKVQIGGLFENLSSKSQSKLSYFITSLERVEIRKQKA, from the coding sequence ATGCTGCGAAAACTCAAGCATTTATTTTCAAAACCGTTGCCGACGGAGCCCGCTCAAGATGACGATGACGAGCTATTAAGTTTTGAGAACCCCAACTTTATTACCGATCCCGACAAGATTGCCAAGTTACTGGGTGAAATTGAAAATAGTTCGCCGCTATGTACTGTTCAGGTGGAGGGGGAGGACTTTAGCTCCTCGATATTGGCAGTCAAACTGGATAAGAAAGTCATTATTCTCGACGAACTGATGCCCAAGCACGGTAACGATTTTTTGTTGCTTAGTCGCTCGTTGAAACTTTCTACCTTTCACAAAGGCATTCATTTATCGTTTAATCTGACTGGAATCGAAGTCGGTCATTCACGAGGAATCAACTACTATAAAGCGCCGTTGCCTGATCGCGTGTTTTATCCCCAGCGGCGGCGCACCCCGCGTCTGGAAATAAGCAGTATCGATATTCCGTTTTCCGGCGTTGTGCAGCGCACGGGTATTTCGGTCGGAGGTAGTCTGTTCGATTTATCCAGAGGCGGCGCAGGTATTACCGTTCCCGTCAACAGAGCGCGGGTTCAGCGCGGCGATATCGTCAAAAACTGTCAAATTACCTTTGAAGATTACGTAATGGATTTTGATCTGTCGGTGCGTTTTGTAAAGCCGGTGTCAGCGGCATCAGCCAAAGTGCAAATCGGCGGACTATTTGAAAACCTGTCTTCAAAAAGCCAATCCAAGCTGTCCTATTTCATCACTTCGCTTGAACGCGTAGAGATTAGAAAACAGAAAGCTTAG
- the flgM gene encoding flagellar biosynthesis anti-sigma factor FlgM — MAIDPITSKSVSTPLPAKSAVKDSAEFKEKPVNGPSTDTVNITATALDIKSATASSAAAPVVNEDRVAAIKAAVQDGSYQVNAERVAEKMLQFEGQLTNST; from the coding sequence ATGGCTATCGACCCTATCACCAGCAAATCTGTTAGCACACCGCTACCGGCAAAATCAGCGGTTAAGGACTCGGCCGAATTTAAAGAGAAGCCCGTCAACGGCCCCTCCACGGACACAGTCAACATCACCGCGACCGCTCTGGACATTAAATCGGCAACCGCTTCAAGCGCTGCCGCCCCCGTGGTGAACGAAGACCGTGTGGCGGCCATAAAAGCCGCTGTGCAGGATGGCAGCTATCAAGTTAACGCCGAGCGCGTTGCCGAGAAAATGTTGCAATTTGAAGGTCAACTAACCAATAGCACATGA
- a CDS encoding flagella synthesis protein FlgN, translating to MIEKTYQITEKLLNNGLKATQNLLELLNAEAASLKQKTDADAISALATHKKDLVAQLEQFTKQLGQVLATEQLVVSNDGIKAYLVKAKAAGINISESWNYWNHIVRLSQTCRTINEQNGASIALLSRHTQRSLQILRGKSPLAATYGPDGVTRNELFSHTLISV from the coding sequence ATGATAGAGAAAACTTACCAAATCACCGAGAAACTATTAAATAACGGTTTAAAAGCAACGCAAAATTTGCTCGAGCTGCTAAACGCCGAAGCCGCAAGCCTGAAACAAAAAACCGATGCGGATGCGATTTCCGCACTGGCTACCCACAAAAAAGATCTGGTTGCCCAACTTGAGCAATTTACTAAGCAATTAGGGCAAGTGCTCGCCACCGAGCAATTGGTGGTGAGTAACGATGGCATCAAAGCCTATCTGGTCAAAGCCAAAGCCGCCGGTATCAATATTTCCGAGTCCTGGAACTATTGGAATCACATCGTTAGACTTTCCCAAACCTGTCGCACAATCAACGAACAAAACGGTGCCAGCATCGCGTTATTGAGTCGACATACGCAAAGATCGCTGCAAATCTTAAGAGGTAAGTCGCCGTTAGCCGCTACCTACGGGCCCGATGGCGTTACCCGCAACGAGCTGTTTTCGCATACATTAATTTCGGTGTAG